The proteins below come from a single Ptychodera flava strain L36383 chromosome 6, AS_Pfla_20210202, whole genome shotgun sequence genomic window:
- the LOC139134482 gene encoding torsin-1A-like has translation MLMISLVLVLLLSEIIVTPADAIGLGVAGAVALASLGIGYYGHWLSSRRYSPEDFSSREYCPEYWAEANMIALEETLKQKVYGQHLAEKVVLDVLIGHIKNPNQAKALALSFHGTTGIGKTFVSRIIAESLFKDGLSSKYVHVFSTRLHFLHESKLPEYKNQLQYWVSSNIAACGWQMFIFDETDEMPPGLIDVLKPFLDFYPKIGGVDYRKSIYIFLSNSGGREISRRTVQQSADNMTRENITLKEMDGILKKMAFNLKGGLWHSNLIEKNLISFMVPFLPLERSHVLKCIQDDLRDKAFLSATPKITEGGNFKQVNIT, from the exons ATGTTGATGATTTCCTTGGTGTTGGTTTTATTATTGTCGGAAATTATTGTAACACCAGCAGATGCGATCGGTTTAGGGGTAGCTGGTGCCGTCGCGCTGGCAAGCTTAGGGATCGGATACTACGGTCATTGGCTGTCATCACGAAGATACAGTCCGGAGGACTTCTCATCACGAGAATACTGTCCGGAGTACTGGGCTGAAGCAAACATGATAG CTCTGGAAGAAACGTTGAAACAGAAGGTTTACGGTCAGCATTTGGCTGAGAAAGTTGTGCTCGATGTTTTAATAGGCCACATTAAAAATCCAAACCAAGCAAAAGCATTGGCGTTATCATTTCACGGTACAACTGGTATCGGGAAAACCTTTGTCAGTAGGATAATTGCTGAAAGTCTTTTCAAAGATGGATTGAGCAGTAAATACGTTCACGTGTTTTCTACAAGACTACATTTTCTGCACGAGAGTAAGCTTCCAGAATACAAG AACCAGCTTCAGTATTGGGTATCTTCAAATATTGCAGCCTGCGGCTGGCAAATGTTCATCTTTGACGAAACGGACGAAATGCCCCCAGGATTGATTGATGTTCTGAAACCATTCCTGGACTTCTATCCAAAAATTGGTGGGGTCGATTATAGAAAGAGTATATACATATTCTTGAG CAATTCTGGTGGAAGAGAGATATCAAGGCGAACTGTGCAGCAGTCGGCAGATAATATGACAAGAGAAAACATCACTTTGAAAGAAATGgatggaattctgaaaaaaatggcTTTCAATTTAAAAG GCGGATTATGGCATAGCAACCTGATAGAGAAAAACCTTATCTCTTTCATGGTTCCTTTCCTGCCTCTAGAACGATCGCACGTCTTGAAGTGTATCCAAGATGACCTGCGCGATaaag cttttttATCGGCGACCCCTAAGATAACAGAAGGTGGTAATTTCAAACAAGTGAACATCACTTGA